Proteins found in one Tumebacillus sp. BK434 genomic segment:
- a CDS encoding FeoB small GTPase domain-containing protein, whose protein sequence is MSQTSCCQGTHAACTERFEIELQSPDDLVIALAGNPNTGKSTVFNALTGMNQHTGNWAGKTVGSAIGRFRHREHSFTLVDLPGTYSLLSQSADEQVARDFICFGNPHATLVVTDATNLERNLNLALQVMEVTDRVVVAVNLMDEAKRKGITIDLAGLQEQLGVPVIPLSARKGEGLPELKDMLLKVALGEVQPAPKLLPYSEEVERAVADLLPQVEPLVGGVLRPRWVALRLLDGDESVLAALEQYTLEPPRQIRSGEVVIPQ, encoded by the coding sequence ATGTCGCAAACTTCATGTTGTCAAGGAACTCATGCCGCTTGTACGGAGCGGTTCGAGATCGAGCTGCAGAGTCCCGATGACCTCGTCATCGCGCTGGCCGGCAACCCCAACACAGGCAAGAGCACCGTATTTAACGCTTTGACCGGGATGAATCAGCACACCGGCAACTGGGCCGGCAAGACGGTCGGCAGCGCGATCGGCCGCTTCCGCCATCGGGAGCACAGCTTCACGCTGGTCGATCTGCCGGGCACCTACTCTCTTTTGTCCCAATCGGCAGACGAACAAGTCGCCCGTGACTTCATTTGCTTCGGCAACCCGCACGCAACGCTCGTAGTGACCGATGCGACCAATCTGGAGCGCAACTTGAACCTCGCGCTGCAAGTGATGGAGGTGACCGATCGTGTCGTGGTCGCGGTCAACCTGATGGACGAAGCGAAGCGCAAAGGCATCACCATCGACCTCGCCGGCCTGCAGGAGCAGCTCGGCGTCCCGGTGATCCCGCTGTCGGCCCGCAAAGGCGAAGGCTTGCCGGAACTGAAAGACATGCTGCTGAAAGTCGCTCTGGGCGAGGTGCAGCCCGCCCCGAAACTGCTCCCTTATTCGGAAGAAGTGGAACGGGCGGTGGCCGACTTGCTCCCGCAGGTCGAACCGCTGGTCGGCGGCGTGCTCCGCCCGCGCTGGGTGGCGCTCCGCCTGCTCGACGGCGATGAATCGGTGCTGGCCGCGCTTGAACAATACACGCTGGAGCCTCCGCGCCAGATCCGCTCCGGCGAGGTGGTGATACCGCAATGA
- a CDS encoding DUF4397 domain-containing protein, with the protein MNREERQLVAFEQLAREVEKLVDLVQESQQNQYDFMQEACRLLQEQHQDVNSLVERENTQDQLKGMLDEVLKQMNVQFANQMGAPAGMGAGDVDMLAGQSGTMPMPAAGPGQTPVQPGYLSPQATSGWGQQVQPTVPFQPGVLPETSHTYTPGETFPFPLSGSVPVQQDGMGQAVGLMTDSAYEAVENVPQEGVITDIGLLPDAGTAVLPISELVEPEAIPVVKPVGQPATGARIRFFHASPDTPGVDIYIDGKKAAEDVDFEGISDYFPLTPGRHRVQVFRYGKQVGALIDTTFNAKPNQSYTVAIGGSFKDVRPIMIEDEPKKARPGFSRVKIVHLSPNAPAVDVTLPSGKVLISHLTFKEKSPYLQVTPGRRDLELRLAGKKDVLLRLPKMRFDPDVTYTLYVVGLAGGQPPLASELIPEG; encoded by the coding sequence TTGAACAGAGAGGAACGACAACTTGTTGCGTTTGAGCAATTGGCTCGCGAGGTCGAGAAGTTGGTCGATTTGGTGCAGGAGAGCCAGCAGAATCAGTATGACTTTATGCAGGAAGCGTGCCGTTTGCTTCAGGAGCAGCATCAGGATGTCAACTCGCTGGTCGAGCGTGAGAACACGCAGGATCAGTTGAAAGGGATGCTTGATGAAGTATTGAAGCAAATGAACGTCCAATTCGCCAACCAGATGGGAGCGCCGGCCGGGATGGGGGCCGGCGATGTCGATATGCTTGCCGGGCAGAGCGGAACGATGCCGATGCCGGCAGCCGGGCCGGGCCAGACGCCGGTGCAACCGGGCTACCTGAGCCCGCAGGCGACATCGGGATGGGGGCAGCAGGTGCAGCCGACCGTACCGTTTCAGCCCGGTGTCCTGCCGGAGACGTCGCACACCTACACGCCCGGAGAGACCTTCCCGTTCCCGCTGTCGGGCAGCGTGCCCGTACAGCAGGACGGGATGGGGCAAGCGGTCGGCTTGATGACAGACAGTGCGTATGAAGCGGTGGAGAACGTGCCGCAGGAAGGCGTGATCACCGACATCGGCCTGCTGCCCGACGCTGGCACAGCGGTGCTGCCGATCTCCGAGCTGGTCGAGCCGGAAGCAATCCCGGTCGTGAAGCCGGTCGGCCAGCCTGCGACTGGCGCACGCATTCGTTTCTTCCATGCCTCGCCGGACACACCGGGCGTCGACATCTACATCGACGGGAAAAAGGCGGCGGAAGACGTGGATTTTGAAGGCATCAGCGACTACTTCCCGCTGACGCCGGGCCGGCATCGCGTGCAGGTCTTTCGCTATGGGAAACAGGTCGGCGCGCTGATCGACACCACGTTCAACGCCAAGCCGAACCAATCCTACACCGTCGCGATCGGCGGTTCGTTTAAAGACGTCCGCCCGATCATGATCGAGGATGAGCCGAAGAAAGCGCGGCCCGGTTTCTCCCGCGTCAAGATCGTCCATCTCTCGCCAAACGCACCGGCGGTAGACGTCACGCTGCCTTCAGGCAAAGTGCTGATCAGCCACCTGACCTTCAAAGAAAAGTCGCCGTACCTGCAAGTCACTCCCGGCCGCCGCGACCTTGAACTGCGTCTGGCCGGCAAAAAGGACGTCCTGCTGCGCCTGCCGAAGATGCGCTTCGACCCGGACGTGACCTACACGCTGTACGTGGTCGGTCTTGCCGGCGGTCAGCCCCCGCTGGCCAGCGAACTGATCCCGGAAGGCTAA
- a CDS encoding nucleoside recognition domain-containing protein produces the protein MQNVQQADTSALRDQMVSDIYARTEAIVSQTVTLPENKTQLDFDRRLDNVLTSRWLGYPIMLLMLGTVFYVTIAGANVPSGLLADFFFWIEGYLTAVFTWLGTPAWVHGVLIEGLYRGTAWVVSVMLPPMAIFFPVFAILEDFGYLPRVAFNLDRFFKKAGAHGKQALTMSMGFGCNAAGVTACRIIESPRERIIAIITNNFVPCNGRFPTLITLATLFMGGAVGLAYGSLVATGVVVGLVLIGISATLSVSWLLSKTLLRGIPSNFTLELPPYRKPQFGRLMIRSVYDRTIFVLKRAVIVAAPAGVATWILANIFVGDLSILQHAALFLDPFARAIGLDGYILMAFILGLPANEIVLPILIMSYLSTGAMTEMDSLAELKNLFLSYGWTWLTALCMMLFSLLHYPCGTTMWTIAKETKSTKWTLVAILLPTGIALGVCFLVAQTVRFFGWV, from the coding sequence ATGCAAAACGTCCAGCAAGCGGACACCTCCGCTTTGCGCGACCAGATGGTCAGCGACATCTACGCCCGGACGGAAGCGATCGTCTCGCAGACGGTGACGCTGCCGGAGAACAAGACCCAGCTCGATTTTGACCGTCGGCTCGACAACGTGTTGACGTCGCGCTGGCTCGGCTATCCGATCATGCTGCTGATGCTCGGCACCGTGTTTTACGTGACGATCGCCGGAGCGAACGTCCCGTCCGGACTGTTGGCCGACTTCTTTTTCTGGATCGAGGGCTATCTGACCGCTGTGTTCACGTGGCTCGGCACCCCGGCTTGGGTGCATGGCGTGCTGATCGAAGGCCTGTACCGCGGCACCGCCTGGGTGGTGTCGGTGATGCTGCCGCCGATGGCGATCTTCTTCCCGGTGTTCGCGATCCTCGAGGACTTTGGCTATCTGCCACGGGTGGCGTTTAACCTCGACCGCTTTTTCAAAAAGGCGGGGGCACACGGCAAGCAGGCGTTGACGATGAGCATGGGCTTTGGCTGCAACGCGGCCGGGGTCACCGCCTGCCGGATCATCGAGTCGCCCCGCGAGCGGATCATCGCGATCATCACGAACAACTTCGTGCCGTGCAACGGGCGCTTTCCGACGCTGATCACCTTGGCCACCCTGTTCATGGGCGGCGCGGTCGGGCTGGCGTACGGCAGTCTGGTCGCGACAGGCGTGGTGGTCGGGCTGGTGTTGATCGGCATCTCGGCGACCTTGTCGGTGTCGTGGCTGCTGTCCAAGACGCTCTTGCGCGGCATCCCGTCCAATTTCACCTTGGAGCTGCCGCCGTACCGCAAACCGCAGTTCGGCCGCCTGATGATCCGCTCGGTGTACGACCGCACGATCTTCGTGCTGAAGCGTGCGGTCATCGTCGCCGCCCCGGCCGGGGTGGCGACGTGGATCCTCGCCAACATATTCGTGGGCGATCTGAGCATCCTGCAGCATGCCGCCCTGTTCCTCGACCCGTTTGCCCGGGCGATCGGGCTGGACGGCTACATCCTGATGGCGTTCATCCTCGGGCTGCCGGCGAACGAGATCGTGCTGCCGATCCTGATCATGAGCTATCTGTCTACCGGTGCGATGACCGAGATGGACTCGCTGGCGGAGCTGAAGAACCTGTTCCTCTCCTACGGCTGGACTTGGCTGACCGCGCTGTGCATGATGCTCTTCTCGCTCCTGCACTACCCGTGCGGCACCACGATGTGGACGATCGCCAAAGAGACGAAGAGCACGAAATGGACGCTGGTGGCGATCCTGCTGCCGACCGGCATCGCGCTTGGGGTCTGCTTCCTCGTGGCGCAGACCGTTCGCTTCTTCGGCTGGGTATAA
- a CDS encoding aldo/keto reductase yields MMIQQPFGRTGWQVPLLSFGAQRIVDEHNCTEDEAIQIVNTAIDRGITYFDTAPSYSEGQSEHRLGLALQGRRHEVKIATKTHDRTRDGSLRLLEASLERLQTDHVDEWRLHNMVTIEQLDRCFAEDGAIKALLEAQEQGLVKKLSISGHTNPQVLVEAIRRFDFDSALVALSALDHHIYSFAHEFVPLAREKGMGIVGMKVLALGKLGNWYEQALRYTLSLPISTSIVGMESMEQLEKNLAIAENFQPMTEQERLDFWKEIMHLATPQTLPWKASVWGSDTWYPRAQ; encoded by the coding sequence ATGATGATCCAACAACCGTTTGGCCGTACCGGCTGGCAGGTACCTCTGCTCAGCTTTGGCGCACAGCGCATCGTGGATGAACATAACTGCACAGAAGACGAAGCGATCCAGATCGTCAACACCGCGATCGACCGCGGCATTACATACTTTGACACCGCCCCCAGCTACTCAGAAGGGCAGTCGGAACACCGCCTCGGCCTCGCGCTGCAGGGCCGCCGCCACGAGGTGAAGATCGCCACGAAAACGCACGACCGCACGCGCGACGGCTCGCTGCGCCTGCTCGAAGCGAGCCTGGAGCGCCTGCAGACCGACCATGTTGACGAGTGGCGGCTGCACAACATGGTGACGATCGAACAGCTCGACCGCTGTTTTGCCGAAGACGGCGCGATCAAAGCGCTGCTCGAAGCGCAGGAGCAGGGCCTCGTCAAAAAGCTCTCCATCTCCGGCCACACCAACCCGCAGGTGCTGGTCGAAGCGATCCGCCGCTTTGACTTCGACAGCGCTTTGGTCGCCCTGTCGGCGCTCGATCACCACATCTATTCTTTCGCGCATGAGTTTGTGCCGTTGGCGCGCGAGAAGGGCATGGGGATCGTCGGGATGAAGGTGCTGGCGCTCGGCAAGCTCGGCAACTGGTATGAGCAGGCGCTGCGCTACACCCTGTCCCTGCCGATCTCCACGTCGATCGTCGGCATGGAGTCGATGGAGCAGTTGGAGAAAAACCTTGCCATCGCGGAGAACTTCCAGCCGATGACCGAGCAGGAGCGGCTCGACTTCTGGAAAGAGATCATGCATCTCGCCACCCCGCAGACCTTGCCGTGGAAAGCGTCGGTCTGGGGCTCCGACACCTGGTACCCGCGCGCGCAATAA
- a CDS encoding YlbF family regulator yields MNAVQHTSIADVLTKADEIASLLRSSEEMKRFRQAEDKIARHGDAQALLFVVKAKRNQYSQLSLRHGYDHPAVTKAKQEYDEVLDRIAQIPLIDELQTAQEDLNDVIQGILHTLVSSVHNMLPVEKGEEPGDGASGGCGSCSSGGCGRH; encoded by the coding sequence GTGAACGCTGTTCAACATACATCGATTGCCGACGTTTTGACCAAGGCGGACGAGATCGCCAGCCTGCTCCGCTCGTCCGAAGAAATGAAACGCTTCCGCCAGGCGGAAGACAAGATCGCCCGCCACGGCGACGCCCAAGCGCTCCTGTTTGTCGTCAAGGCCAAGCGCAACCAGTACTCGCAGCTCTCCCTGCGCCACGGGTACGATCACCCGGCGGTGACCAAGGCCAAGCAGGAGTATGATGAGGTGCTTGACCGCATCGCGCAGATCCCGCTGATCGACGAACTGCAGACGGCACAGGAAGACTTGAACGATGTCATTCAAGGCATCCTGCATACGCTCGTGTCGTCCGTTCACAACATGCTGCCCGTCGAAAAAGGCGAAGAGCCCGGCGACGGGGCCAGCGGCGGCTGCGGCAGCTGCTCCTCGGGCGGCTGCGGACGCCACTGA
- a CDS encoding FeoA family protein has product MEIIPLPELQIGERARVVSLNAAGPQRRRMLDLGLVPQAVIEALRKSPAGDPVAYRIRGAVIALRREEASLVMVTRI; this is encoded by the coding sequence ATGGAGATCATTCCATTGCCTGAGCTTCAGATCGGCGAACGGGCGCGAGTGGTGTCTTTGAACGCGGCAGGCCCGCAGCGGCGCCGCATGCTCGACCTCGGATTGGTTCCGCAGGCGGTCATCGAAGCCCTGCGCAAGAGCCCGGCCGGAGACCCGGTCGCCTATCGCATCCGCGGCGCGGTGATCGCGCTGCGCCGGGAAGAAGCGTCGCTCGTGATGGTCACGCGCATCTAA